The Bacteroidia bacterium genomic interval ATAGGAAGAAGAAGATGAAAAGCGTTCTATAAGTTCCGCAAGATAGCTGTCTGCAGCTTGTTGGTCTCCTTTTTTCCAGGCAACAATGGATTGTGCACATTTTCTATATCCCCCTAATCTCTCTTTGCTAGCAAGAACTTCCGCCTCCTCCAGTCTTCCTTGTTGAATCAGGCATTGAGCCAATTGATAATGAACACCCCCCGTATTAGGTTGTAGCCTAATCCATGTTCTGAAGGAAGCCTCTGCAATATCAAAACGATGCGCAGTAGCATTTCCAATGCCTTTAGCGGCAAAACTTGTCCAGGAAAGGGGATCGAGTCGGGCAGCTCTGTCCAGCAAGGGAAGCCCTTCTTTAAATTGGCTATTCTTGCATTTCGTCATTCCCGCTACTCCTAAGGCCTGGGCATCTCCAGGGCCTAGCTCCATGGCTTTTTCCGCATAAAAAAGGGCAGAATCTTTTTTGCCAAACATTCCCGAATAGATGAGTGCCAGGTTAGCATATCCATAGGCTAGCTTTGGGCCAAGCTCTACTCCTTTGCGCGCATGTTTTATGGCAAGATCATATAAATCCTGATAATCCCGGATACCCGTAGGAGAGCCTCCTCTGCTTGCGAAATTCCCATCTATTTGGCCTAATAGAATCCAGGAAGCTGCGTAGAGGGAATCTCGTTCTATGCTCCTTAACACAAGTTCACGAGCTTTACGGGCATTGCTTTCTGTATTGAATTCATGTTTGGCTTGTAAAAAGAGTCGGTAAGCATCTGCTTCTGTTTCTTCGACTTGCCACTTCTGCGCCTCAATCAGATTTATCTTCAGCGCTTGCATCACTTCACGGGCAATATTTTCCTGGATGTCAAATACATCCTCCAATTGTTCTTCCCAACTCTCTGCCCAGATGGTTTTGTCTATTTCTGCCTCGATAAGCTGAACGGATATTTTGATCTTGCCACCATACTCTTTGACGCTGCCTTCTAAAATGTGGTCAACCCCCAATTTATCCGCTATGGTAAATAAATCTACTTCCTGCTTTTTGAAACTAAAGGAAGACGAGCGGGAACTTACTTTGAGCTCTGATTCCTGGCTTAAGAGATTGATGACTTCTTCTGCCATGCCATCTCCTAAAAAGGCCTGATCCTGCTTGGGACTCAGATCCAGAAAAGGCATGACGGCAATGGAGGGTGTTGCTGTGGTATCGGGTTGGACTTCTTCACTTCCTTTCCAGGAAATATTCATCCATATTCCTCCTGCTATGATTATACCCACAAAGCCTACTAATATCCCTCGAATTAAGTTCCGATTGTCCTGATTTCCATTTTC includes:
- a CDS encoding adenylate/guanylate cyclase domain-containing protein produces the protein MPTSRLAAIMFTDIVGYTAMMQSNRDSAMSAVKDFEAVLKDRIASHSGELLQTYGDGSLSIFDSASAAVSCAKEIQEAIRGKVPLRIGIHMGEITIDGEHTFGDGVNIASRIESIGTAGAVLMSSSIRQQIKNKPEFQLESLGNFSFKNVAEPMPIYGLANERFVLPKAEEISGKGKRLAENGNQDNRNLIRGILVGFVGIIIAGGIWMNISWKGSEEVQPDTTATPSIAVMPFLDLSPKQDQAFLGDGMAEEVINLLSQESELKVSSRSSSFSFKKQEVDLFTIADKLGVDHILEGSVKEYGGKIKISVQLIEAEIDKTIWAESWEEQLEDVFDIQENIAREVMQALKINLIEAQKWQVEETEADAYRLFLQAKHEFNTESNARKARELVLRSIERDSLYAASWILLGQIDGNFASRGGSPTGIRDYQDLYDLAIKHARKGVELGPKLAYGYANLALIYSGMFGKKDSALFYAEKAMELGPGDAQALGVAGMTKCKNSQFKEGLPLLDRAARLDPLSWTSFAAKGIGNATAHRFDIAEASFRTWIRLQPNTGGVHYQLAQCLIQQGRLEEAEVLASKERLGGYRKCAQSIVAWKKGDQQAADSYLAELIERFSSSSSYQIAQVYAHRQDADKAFEWLEKSYENHDPGTLYAPVDVAFHSIQADPRWEPFVEKVSK